In Phoenix dactylifera cultivar Barhee BC4 chromosome 11, palm_55x_up_171113_PBpolish2nd_filt_p, whole genome shotgun sequence, the following are encoded in one genomic region:
- the LOC103695730 gene encoding uncharacterized protein LOC103695730, which yields MPFPMKIQPIDAMDILRSERAKPVAKSRLKRLFERQFQFPAVRRISSAEKLAAAAVDSEPSSLCLDKMVQSFMEDNNSEKPSRCGRHRCNCFHGNCDDSPDVDTDFPAVTGDAPPIIPTTSDAAEFVKGLVLCTSVAERNLLADASRIVENTKIGGKWTEDSRRAVADGLRALGYDAAVCKSRWEKSTSFPAGEYVYVDVIVTRERLLVDVDFRSEFEIARSTKSYRAVLQSLPCIFVGKEDRLQQIVAVVCEAARQSLKKKGLHFPPWRKPEYMRAKWLSSYERTAPIISSETREQRSNGEGEVQARGESEYGKENDNSGGRGAGAAHSIVAKEVVATAEAAAEEVTVAGLPWQPPAVKPKAAHSGAKVVTGLASVLKEKP from the exons ATGCCGTTTCCCATGAAGATCCAACCGATCGATGCGATGGACATTCTGAGGAGCGAGCGGGCCAAGCCGGTGGCGAAATCACGGCTGAAGCGGCTCTTCGAGCGGCAATTCCAATTCCCGGCCGTGCGGAGGATATCTTCGGCCGAGAAGCTTGCCGCCGCGGCCGTTGATTCGGAGCCGAGCTCGTTGTGCCTAGACAAGATGGTCCAGAGCTTCATGGAGGACAACAACAGCGAGAAGCCGTCCCGCTGCGGCCGCCACCGCTGCAACTGCTTCCATGGTAACTGCGACGACAGCCCTGACGTGGACACTGACTTCCCTGCCGTCACAGGCGACGCCCCTCCGATAATCCCCACCACCTCCGATGCCGCTGAGTTCGTCAAG GGTTTGGTGCTCTGTACGAGTGTGGCGGAGAGGAATCTCTTGGCGGACGCGTCGAGAATCGTGGAGAATACCAAGATCGGCGGAAAATGGACAGAAGATTCCAGAAGGGCCGTCGCCGACGGCCTCCGCGCCCTCGGCTACGACGCCGCCGTCTGCAAGTCTCGCTGGGAGAAATCCACCTCCTTTCCGGCCG GGGAATACGTGTACGTGGACGTGATCGTGACCAGGGAGCGGTTGCTGGTGGACGTGGACTTCCGATCGGAGTTCGAGATCGCACGGTCGACGAAGAGCTATCGGGCTGTGCTGCAATCGCTCCCGTGCATCTTCGTCGGGAAGGAGGACCGGCTGCAGCAGATCGTCGCCGTCGTCTGCGAGGCGGCGCGGCAGAGCCTCAAGAAGAAGGGCCTCCACTTTCCGCCGTGGCGGAAGCCCGAGTACATGCGGGCCAAGTGGCTCTCCTCCTACGAGCGAACGGCCCCGATCATCTCCTCAGAAACCAGGGAACAACGATCCAACGGCGAAGGAGAAGTCCAAGCGAGAGGAGAGTCGGAATATGGAAAGGAGAATGACAACAGCGGCGGCCGCGGCGCTGGCGCTGCCCATTCGATCGTGGCCAAGGAAGTAGTAGCCACCGCTGAGGCGGCAGCGGAGGAGGTCACGGTGGCGGGGTTGCCGTGGCAGCCGCCGGCGGTGAAGCCGAAGGCCGCTCATAGTGGGGCGAAGGTAGTCACCGGTTTGGCTTCTGTTCTCAAAGAGAAACCCTGA